A part of Rhopalosiphum maidis isolate BTI-1 chromosome 3, ASM367621v3, whole genome shotgun sequence genomic DNA contains:
- the LOC113555698 gene encoding cytochrome c1, heme protein, mitochondrial-like → MTSTFSFFKAASRWSKNHKFFLTSFGVLAGGGSSLIYALEQSIHASNDAAHVAKQKWNHNGWFDTLDHASVRRGWEVYKNVCAACHSIEYLAYRELVGVCLTEDEAKAEAAEQLIDDGPDETGAMFKRPGKLSDLLPKPYPNEEAARYANGGAYPPDLTYITQARIDGENYIFALLTGYMDPPAGVTLAENQHYNPYFPGGAIGMAQALYDEIIEYSDGTPATQSQCAKDVITFLKWCAEPEHDTRKLFAMKAFTILGVLNLVVWYLHRHYWSVLKNRKILRSPLFKK, encoded by the exons ATGACGAGCACTTTCTCATTTTTTAAGGCCGCCTCTAGGTGGTCGAAAAACCACAAATTT tttttgaccaGTTTTGGTGTGTTAGCTGGTGGTGGTAGTTCCCTAATTTATGCACTTGAACAGTCAATTCATGCTTCTAATGATGCAGCTCATGTGGCTAAACAAAAATGGAATCATAACGGATGGTTTGATACTTTAGACCATGCAAG TGTCCGCCGAGGCTGGGaagtttacaaaaatgtttgtgCAGCATGTCATAGCATTGAATACTTGGCATATCGTGAGTTAGTCGGAGTATGTTTGACCGAAGATGAAGCCAAAGCTGAAGCTGCGGAACAACtg attgaTGACGGACCTGATGAAACCGGTGCCATGTTCAAAAGACCTGGAAAATTGTCGGATTTGTTACCAAAACCTTATCCAAATGAAGAAGCTGCTCGTTATGCTAATGGTGGTGCATACCCACCAGATTTGACTTACATTACACAAGCTAGAATAGATGGAgag aattacatCTTTGCTTTGTTAACTGGTTACATGGATCCACCCGCAGGAGTTACATTAGCAGAAAATCAACACTATAATCCATACTTCCCTGGAGGTGCTATTGGAATGGCTCAAGCTTTGTATGATGAG attatcgAATATAGTGATGGAACTCCAGCTACACAGAGTCAGTGTGCGAAAGATGTTATCACATTCTTAAAATGGTGTGCAGAACCAGAACATGATACTAGAAAATTATTTGCCATGAAA gcaTTTACTATCTTAGGAGTGCTCAACTTGGTAGTTTGGTACCTGCATAGACATTATTGGTCAGTGTTGAAGAATCGAAAGATTTTACGAAGCCCATTGTTCAAAAAGTAA
- the LOC113555699 gene encoding cytochrome c1, heme protein, mitochondrial-like, with translation MKFFQAATRWSKNHKFFLTSFGVLAGGGSSLIYALEQSIHASNDAAHVAKQKWNHNGWFDTLDHASVRRGWEVYKNVCAACHSIEYLAYRELVGVCLTEDEAKAEAAEQLIDDGPDETGAMFKRPGKLSDLLPKPYPNEEAARYANGGAYPPDLTYITQARIDGENYIFALLTGYMDPPAGVTLAENQHYNPYFPGGAIGMAQALYDEIIEYEDGTPATQSQCAKDVITFLKWCAEPEHDTRKLFAMKAFTVLGVLNLVVWYLHRHYWSVLKSRKILQNPKSLFKK, from the exons ATGAAATTCTTTCAGGCCGCCACCAGGTGGTCAAAAAACCACAAGTTT tttttgaccaGTTTTGGTGTGTTAGCTGGTGGTGGTAGTTCCCTAATTTATGCACTTGAACAGTCAATTCATGCTTCTAATGATGCAGCTCATGTGGCTAAACAAAAATGGAATCATAACGGATGGTTTGATACTTTAGACCATGCAAG TGTCCGCCGAGGCTGGGaagtttacaaaaatgtttgtgCAGCATGTCATAGCATTGAATACTTGGCATATCGTGAGTTAGTCGGAGTATGTTTGACCGAAGATGAAGCCAAAGCTGAAGCTGCAGAACAACtg attgaTGACGGACCTGATGAAACCGGTGCCATGTTCAAAAGACCTGGAAAATTGTCGGATTTGTTACCAAAACCTTATCCAAATGAAGAAGCTGCTCGTTATGCTAATGGTGGTGCATACCCACCAGATTTGACTTACATTACACAAGCTAGAATAGATGGAGAG AATTATATCTTTGCTTTGTTGACTGGTTACATGGACCCACCAGCAGGAGTTACATTGGCAGAGAATCAACATTATAATCCTTACTTCCCTGGTGGTGCTATTGGAATGGCTCAAGCATTATATGATgag attattgaaTATGAAGATGGAACTCCAGCTACCCAGAGTCAGTGTGCAAAAGATgttatcacatttttaaaatggtgTGCTGAACCAGAACATGAtacaagaaaattatttgCCATGAAA gcATTCACGGTATTAGGAGTTCTTAATTTAGTGGTCTGGTACCTACATAGACATTACTGGTCAGTATTGAAGAGCCGCAAAATACTGCAAAACCCTAAATCATTGTTCAAAAAGTAA